From a region of the Candidatus Pantoea bituminis genome:
- a CDS encoding LysR family transcriptional regulator, whose protein sequence is MKEMKTDALWEHLHWLTILAEQGSFTRAAERLEVSKASMSQKIKELEAMAGVSLVQRTTRSVRLTSAGEKLVEDLREPFARIEQSFFSVRDTAGPVRGLVRVTAPVAFARQHLVPLIGDFLREFPQVRLQLDVTDRIVSLSSEGFDLAIRHSDTLPETHVALPLCETRTLLVASPGYLTQQGQPKTPEDLAQHNCLYYPRGVESPRWAFAATHSSERVQVRIQGCFATNNSESIRDAALQGLGIAMLPDFSASEALKSGSLQQVLADWQAVDAFAAQLWIVRPWAAQVPRAVTTFAQWLRARFAHY, encoded by the coding sequence ATGAAAGAGATGAAGACGGATGCGCTGTGGGAACATCTTCATTGGCTGACGATACTGGCAGAGCAGGGCAGTTTTACCCGCGCGGCTGAACGGCTGGAAGTGAGCAAAGCGTCGATGAGCCAAAAGATTAAAGAGTTGGAAGCGATGGCGGGTGTGTCGCTGGTGCAGCGCACTACGCGCAGCGTGCGCTTGACCTCGGCAGGCGAGAAGCTGGTTGAGGATTTGCGCGAGCCCTTTGCGCGCATTGAACAGAGTTTTTTCAGCGTGCGTGATACCGCCGGACCCGTTCGTGGTTTAGTCCGCGTAACCGCGCCGGTTGCATTTGCCCGCCAACACTTAGTACCGCTGATTGGGGATTTTTTGCGTGAATTTCCGCAAGTACGATTGCAACTGGATGTTACCGATCGCATCGTCTCGCTAAGCAGCGAAGGATTTGATTTAGCGATACGCCACAGCGACACCCTGCCTGAAACCCACGTCGCGCTGCCGCTGTGTGAAACACGTACGCTGCTGGTGGCGTCACCCGGTTATTTAACGCAACAGGGCCAGCCGAAAACGCCTGAGGATTTGGCGCAGCATAACTGCCTCTATTATCCCCGTGGTGTTGAATCACCTCGCTGGGCCTTTGCTGCTACGCACAGCAGTGAACGCGTGCAGGTGCGTATTCAGGGCTGTTTTGCCACCAATAACAGTGAGTCGATTAGGGATGCAGCACTGCAAGGATTGGGGATCGCAATGTTACCGGACTTTAGCGCCAGCGAGGCGTTAAAGTCCGGCTCATTGCAGCAGGTGTTGGCGGACTGGCAAGCCGTCGATGCCTTTGCGGCTCAATTATGGATTGTGCGCCCATGGGCAGCACAGGTGCCGCGTGCAGTAACGACATTTGCGCAATGGTTACGCGCGCGCTTTGCTCATTACTGA
- a CDS encoding tautomerase family protein, giving the protein MPLLQFDVIQGRSESELRTLLDAAHRAVLTAFNVPERDRYQIVQENKRYQMVFQDTGLGFNRSDNLVMVRVYTSPRSREQKQLFMAELARELRENCGVQGNDLMISFITNDKGDWSFADGEAQYLTGKL; this is encoded by the coding sequence ATGCCTTTGCTGCAATTCGATGTTATTCAAGGTCGTTCTGAGTCAGAATTACGCACATTGTTAGACGCTGCTCATCGTGCCGTCTTGACCGCTTTTAACGTACCCGAGCGCGATCGTTATCAGATTGTTCAGGAAAATAAGCGCTATCAGATGGTTTTTCAGGATACCGGTTTAGGTTTCAACCGCAGTGACAATCTGGTGATGGTGCGCGTCTATACCAGTCCGCGTAGCCGCGAACAGAAACAGCTGTTTATGGCGGAGCTGGCACGTGAACTGCGTGAAAACTGCGGTGTGCAGGGCAATGATTTAATGATCAGCTTTATCACCAACGACAAAGGCGACTGGAGTTTCGCGGACGGCGAAGCGCAATACCTGACCGGTAAACTGTAA
- the opgB gene encoding phosphatidylglycerol--membrane-oligosaccharide glycerophosphotransferase: MSELVSVVLFLAAIAIYSTKAGRNKFWFIVVLLLLVLFVVLNATLYASNYFTGDGINDAVLYTLTNSLTGAGISKYVVPAIGLIIVLFSLFCLLSWLLRRRARPHNFGWSLLAFICAVGSVQTTPAFRQVASLIASHTQQANSDFENFYKVPKNRIDHPKLNVVYIYGESLERTYFDEQAFPGLAPELSREKEQSIDFSNTEQLPGTDYTIAGMVSSQCGIPLFAPFDGNASASLSSFYPQNVCLGDILKNSGYENWFIQGADLRFAGKDVFLTSHGFSPANMYGSQELKSRVADPTYRNNWGYYDDTVMDEVFEKYEELSRQQKRFALFTLTVDTHHPDGFISRSCQRKSYSFDGKPNQSFSAVACSQEHVARLIERIKASPWFKNTVIVVTSDHLAMNNTAHQYLVKQPRRDLYMIIRGDQPQAEVIETKRSTMDNGATLLDILGGDNAIGLGRSNLSSISLSTQFDDLKSKVLSWKPDIIQLWNFPKKMDSFTIDTAKNSFSFSGTTFKLPILFRVNDKHVEPMPEGEYSAPLRYQLADFVSTDKFVWVDRCFKMARLWKPELALSTDYCLAMGQMGGQPTVTRIDKPQWKSKVQFPASTTSDAQYQRNLAQIRVLDNDIRYQADRFLLTVPGAPNSVKSFSGISRPESWGRWSNANLAPEVKIEYVDPLPQKFDLVITARAFGPNVHRPIPVRVGDQQQLLTLGEEFSTTTLHFDNPNGSHNLIIVPPEPQLSNIGNITGQDPRKLGIGMVDIKIVPQG; this comes from the coding sequence TTGTCCGAATTAGTGTCAGTCGTGTTGTTTCTGGCCGCTATTGCAATTTATTCCACTAAAGCCGGGCGAAATAAATTTTGGTTCATTGTTGTCCTGTTATTACTTGTTCTGTTTGTGGTGCTCAACGCCACCCTTTATGCCAGCAACTATTTTACCGGCGACGGCATCAATGATGCGGTGCTCTATACGCTGACCAACAGCCTGACCGGCGCCGGTATCAGCAAATATGTCGTGCCCGCTATCGGGCTGATTATTGTGCTGTTTTCACTCTTTTGCCTGTTGTCGTGGCTGCTGCGTCGTCGTGCGCGTCCCCACAACTTCGGCTGGAGCCTACTGGCCTTTATCTGTGCTGTGGGTTCTGTGCAAACCACGCCCGCTTTTCGTCAGGTCGCTTCGCTGATCGCTTCCCATACCCAGCAAGCGAATTCAGATTTTGAAAACTTTTATAAAGTGCCTAAAAACCGTATCGACCATCCTAAACTCAACGTGGTCTATATCTACGGTGAAAGTTTGGAGCGCACCTATTTTGATGAGCAGGCTTTTCCGGGGCTGGCACCAGAACTCAGCCGTGAAAAAGAACAGAGCATCGACTTCAGCAATACCGAACAGCTGCCTGGCACCGATTACACCATCGCAGGCATGGTTTCATCGCAATGCGGCATTCCGCTGTTCGCGCCTTTCGACGGTAACGCGTCAGCTTCGCTTTCCAGCTTTTATCCGCAAAACGTTTGCCTGGGCGACATCCTGAAAAATTCCGGCTACGAAAACTGGTTTATTCAGGGCGCAGATTTACGCTTTGCCGGTAAAGATGTTTTCCTGACATCCCACGGTTTTAGCCCTGCCAATATGTATGGTTCGCAAGAACTTAAAAGCCGCGTTGCCGATCCCACTTATCGTAATAACTGGGGATATTACGATGACACGGTGATGGATGAAGTGTTTGAGAAATATGAAGAGCTATCACGTCAACAGAAACGCTTCGCGCTGTTTACGCTGACGGTAGACACACATCATCCTGACGGATTTATTTCGCGTAGCTGCCAACGCAAGAGCTACAGCTTTGACGGGAAACCCAACCAATCTTTCAGTGCCGTTGCCTGCTCACAAGAACATGTAGCGCGCCTGATTGAACGCATCAAAGCGTCACCCTGGTTCAAAAATACGGTGATTGTGGTGACATCGGATCATCTGGCGATGAACAACACCGCGCATCAATATTTGGTAAAACAGCCGCGCCGTGACCTCTACATGATTATTCGCGGCGATCAACCGCAAGCTGAAGTGATCGAGACTAAACGCAGCACCATGGATAACGGCGCGACGCTGCTGGATATATTGGGCGGAGATAACGCTATCGGTTTGGGTCGCAGCAACCTTTCTTCTATCTCTCTTTCAACCCAGTTTGATGATTTGAAGAGCAAAGTACTGAGCTGGAAGCCCGATATCATTCAACTGTGGAATTTCCCTAAGAAAATGGACAGTTTCACCATTGATACCGCGAAAAACTCTTTCAGCTTTTCCGGTACCACCTTCAAATTACCGATTCTGTTTCGCGTAAACGATAAGCACGTTGAGCCGATGCCAGAAGGGGAATATTCAGCACCGCTGCGTTATCAGCTGGCCGATTTTGTCTCAACGGATAAATTCGTTTGGGTCGATCGCTGCTTTAAAATGGCGCGTTTATGGAAACCCGAACTGGCACTTTCCACCGATTATTGTCTGGCGATGGGGCAAATGGGCGGTCAACCCACCGTGACGCGGATTGATAAACCGCAGTGGAAGAGCAAAGTGCAATTTCCAGCAAGCACCACCAGCGATGCACAATATCAACGTAACCTCGCGCAGATTCGCGTGCTGGATAATGATATTCGCTATCAGGCCGATCGCTTTTTATTAACCGTACCGGGTGCACCTAACAGCGTAAAAAGCTTTAGCGGTATCTCGCGTCCGGAAAGCTGGGGACGCTGGTCGAACGCCAATCTCGCGCCGGAAGTGAAAATTGAGTATGTCGATCCACTGCCGCAGAAGTTTGATCTGGTGATCACCGCACGCGCCTTTGGCCCGAACGTACATCGTCCTATTCCCGTGCGTGTCGGCGATCAGCAGCAGCTGCTGACCTTAGGTGAGGAGTTCTCCACCACCACGCTGCATTTTGATAATCCCAACGGCAGCCATAATTTGATTATTGTGCCACCGGAACCGCAATTGAGTAACATCGGCAATATCACCGGCCAGGATCCACGTAAGTTAGGCATCGGTATGGTGGATATAAAAATAGTGCCGCAGGGTTAA
- a CDS encoding GNAT family N-acetyltransferase, which yields MSQHTNQYGQPVGQSLDWQERPYPQREIFIGQSCRLEPFSVAKHADSLFEAYSLAEDGRDWTYMFVGPFTHKQAWLESAAQMESSRDPLHFAVIDLQTERAVGSLALMRIEPQHGVIEVGHVAFSPLLKQTRMATEAHYLLMRYAFEQLGYRRYEWKCDSCNAPSRRAAARLGFRYEGEFRQAIVYKGRTRDTCWFSIIDGEWPQVKSGFERWLHSENFTPQGEQREKLEALRR from the coding sequence ATGTCACAGCATACGAATCAATATGGTCAACCCGTTGGCCAGTCTTTGGACTGGCAGGAACGGCCTTATCCGCAGCGTGAAATTTTTATCGGTCAATCATGTCGTCTTGAGCCGTTTAGCGTGGCAAAGCATGCCGATTCGCTGTTTGAAGCCTATTCGCTGGCGGAAGATGGCCGCGACTGGACATACATGTTTGTCGGCCCGTTTACCCATAAGCAGGCTTGGCTGGAGAGTGCAGCGCAGATGGAAAGCAGCCGCGATCCGCTGCATTTCGCGGTGATTGACCTGCAAACGGAAAGGGCAGTCGGCAGCCTGGCGCTGATGCGCATCGAGCCTCAGCATGGCGTAATTGAAGTGGGCCATGTCGCGTTTTCACCGTTATTAAAGCAGACGCGAATGGCGACCGAAGCGCATTACCTATTGATGCGCTATGCCTTTGAGCAGCTCGGTTATCGTCGTTATGAATGGAAATGCGACAGCTGCAACGCCCCTTCACGCCGTGCGGCGGCGCGGTTGGGATTCCGCTATGAAGGGGAATTCCGTCAGGCGATTGTTTACAAAGGCCGCACGCGTGACACCTGCTGGTTCTCAATCATTGACGGCGAATGGCCGCAGGTGAAAAGCGGCTTTGAACGCTGGTTGCATAGCGAAAACTTTACGCCGCAAGGAGAGCAGCGCGAGAAGCTGGAGGCGCTGCGCCGTTAA
- the pdxR gene encoding MocR-like pyridoxine biosynthesis transcription factor PdxR: MSSYISSLLFAPLTAKDVTLQQQLYQRIKQAILNGHLPAGTRLPATRQLANELQVSRNTVINVWTHLQAEGYVLSDRQGSRVSPMVSPHMLKSADLPASLPLANRLTSLHSSHRTNSEEYPLRAGVPALSHFPFPAWRRALNSVLSQTPHRLLGYGDPLGESALREALAQHLSMTRGVRCTAEQIVITEGAQQALSLCVTLLTNPGETGWVEDPGYRGAKAAMHAGDLKVIPIAVDAHGLAPEERHWQNVPPRLIYTSPTHQYPLGVVMSAARRLALIAAAQQHQAWIIEDDYDGDYHHRGEPIAAMQGMRERAPVIYLGSFSKTLFPALRLGFMVLPAHLLSRIRPALHELLRGGNRLEQQALARFITCGDFSRHLSKMRRLYRQRQAKLRAELQRVLGENVVLLGGDSGMHLVLQLQENQDDVALAAALWQAGFAPAALSTFYLADPKQQGLVLGYGNTSDTQIVAGAQQVGRLLR, encoded by the coding sequence TTGTCGTCTTATATTTCCTCGTTGCTGTTTGCTCCCCTCACGGCTAAAGATGTCACGCTGCAGCAACAGCTTTATCAGCGGATTAAACAGGCTATTCTCAATGGCCATCTTCCTGCGGGCACCCGACTACCGGCCACACGCCAACTGGCCAACGAGCTGCAAGTTTCGCGTAATACGGTGATCAATGTCTGGACACATTTGCAGGCAGAAGGTTATGTGCTGAGCGATCGGCAAGGCAGCCGCGTTAGCCCCATGGTATCGCCTCACATGCTCAAATCCGCTGACCTGCCCGCTTCTTTGCCGCTGGCCAATCGCCTGACGTCGTTGCATTCCAGCCATCGCACCAACAGCGAAGAATACCCGCTGCGTGCGGGCGTGCCAGCGTTAAGCCATTTTCCATTTCCTGCATGGCGTCGAGCGTTAAACAGCGTGCTAAGCCAAACGCCGCACCGCCTGCTGGGTTATGGCGATCCGCTTGGAGAAAGCGCGCTGCGTGAGGCTTTAGCGCAGCATCTGAGTATGACGCGTGGTGTGCGCTGCACGGCGGAGCAGATTGTGATCACCGAAGGCGCGCAGCAGGCTTTATCGCTCTGCGTCACACTGCTGACTAATCCCGGTGAAACCGGCTGGGTTGAAGATCCGGGTTATCGCGGTGCCAAAGCCGCGATGCATGCTGGTGACCTTAAGGTCATCCCGATTGCCGTTGATGCACACGGTCTCGCGCCAGAGGAGCGTCACTGGCAAAACGTTCCGCCACGGCTGATTTACACGTCGCCAACGCATCAATATCCGCTCGGTGTGGTGATGAGTGCGGCACGACGTTTGGCGCTGATTGCTGCTGCGCAACAGCATCAGGCATGGATTATTGAGGATGATTACGATGGCGATTATCACCATCGCGGCGAGCCGATTGCTGCCATGCAAGGCATGAGAGAGCGCGCCCCGGTAATTTATCTCGGCTCGTTCAGCAAAACATTGTTTCCTGCTTTGCGGCTCGGTTTTATGGTGCTACCCGCACATCTGCTTTCACGCATCCGGCCTGCGTTGCACGAATTACTGCGGGGCGGCAATCGGCTGGAACAGCAGGCGTTAGCGCGCTTTATAACATGTGGCGACTTCAGCCGTCATTTAAGCAAAATGCGCCGGTTGTATCGTCAACGTCAGGCCAAATTGCGCGCCGAATTGCAACGCGTACTGGGCGAAAACGTTGTTTTGTTGGGTGGCGACAGCGGCATGCATTTAGTCCTACAGCTTCAAGAAAATCAAGATGATGTGGCGCTGGCCGCTGCACTCTGGCAGGCAGGTTTTGCCCCGGCTGCGCTCTCGACGTTTTATCTTGCTGACCCCAAACAACAGGGATTGGTATTGGGCTACGGCAATACCAGCGACACGCAGATCGTTGCAGGTGCTCAGCAAGTGGGCCGTTTACTGCGCTGA
- a CDS encoding IclR family transcriptional regulator: MLEVTPVPALTRAIAILNFIAQHGPCSAAEIIEALALPKSSAYLLFAELKKQRLITVDRNDHYCLWTRLVEFAGHALEHMDIRDIARPRLTRLMQETNLLCHLGIIDSGHACYILKLESAATISVRSHEGKSLSLYRSGIGKCLLAWQPAEEQARIIESLRFVAVTPTSLRSADALYTELARIRRQGWSFDNGEDFPDVRCVAAPIFDVRQQLVAAISLVGTRLEIDDDKRDYLAGLAIACARDISRLLGWRSPAEKHAS; the protein is encoded by the coding sequence ATGTTGGAAGTAACGCCTGTTCCGGCGCTTACGCGCGCCATCGCTATTCTCAACTTTATTGCGCAACACGGGCCATGCAGCGCTGCCGAGATCATTGAGGCATTGGCGCTGCCAAAAAGCAGCGCTTATCTGCTGTTTGCTGAACTCAAAAAACAGCGCTTGATCACGGTTGATCGTAACGATCATTACTGTTTGTGGACGCGGCTGGTGGAGTTTGCGGGTCATGCGCTTGAGCACATGGATATTCGCGATATTGCCCGTCCGCGTCTGACGCGTTTAATGCAGGAAACCAACCTGCTGTGCCATCTCGGCATCATTGATAGCGGTCACGCCTGTTACATCCTCAAACTTGAATCTGCCGCCACCATCAGCGTGCGTTCGCACGAAGGAAAAAGCCTGTCGCTGTATCGCTCCGGTATTGGCAAGTGCCTGCTGGCCTGGCAACCGGCCGAAGAGCAGGCGCGCATCATTGAATCGCTGCGCTTTGTTGCCGTTACGCCCACCTCCTTACGCAGCGCAGATGCCTTGTATACCGAACTGGCCCGCATTCGCCGTCAGGGTTGGAGCTTTGATAATGGTGAAGATTTTCCTGATGTGCGCTGCGTTGCTGCACCGATTTTTGACGTCCGTCAGCAGTTGGTCGCCGCGATTTCGTTAGTCGGTACGCGTTTAGAGATTGACGACGACAAGCGCGATTACCTCGCGGGCCTGGCTATTGCCTGCGCTCGCGATATTTCTCGTTTGCTGGGCTGGCGCAGCCCGGCGGAAAAACACGCCTCATAA
- the rhmD gene encoding L-rhamnonate dehydratase, whose amino-acid sequence MSLPKIKTVRAYFVGGATAEKAAAGGDYHDQGANHWIDDHVATPMSKYKQYEQSRQSFGINVLGTLVVEVEAENGQTGFAITTGGEMGCFIVENHLNRFIEGRCVSDIKLIHDQMMNATMYYAGSGGVVMNTISCVDLALWDLFGNVTNLPVYQLLGGAVRDELQFYATGARPDLAQKMGFIGGKMAVQWGPHDGDEGIRKEVARIAHYRESCGPDFWLMLDCWMSQDVNFATKLAHACAPYNVKWLEECLPPQQFEGYAQLKRQAPPGMLITSGEHHGTLQSFRTLADTGIDILQPDVGWCGGLTTLVEVAALAKSRGQLVVPHGSSVYSHHAVITFTNSPFSEFLMTSPDCSTLRPQFDPLLINEPVPENGRLHKSALDKPGFGVELNRDGLKRPYHH is encoded by the coding sequence ATGTCCCTACCTAAAATAAAAACGGTTCGCGCTTATTTTGTTGGCGGAGCAACAGCTGAGAAAGCTGCGGCTGGCGGCGATTATCACGATCAGGGTGCTAACCACTGGATTGACGATCATGTCGCCACGCCAATGAGCAAATACAAACAGTATGAGCAGTCACGCCAGTCGTTTGGCATCAATGTGCTCGGTACGTTAGTGGTGGAAGTGGAAGCGGAGAATGGTCAAACCGGTTTTGCGATCACCACTGGCGGTGAAATGGGCTGTTTCATTGTCGAAAATCACCTGAATCGCTTCATTGAAGGACGCTGCGTCAGCGACATCAAACTGATCCACGATCAGATGATGAACGCGACGATGTACTACGCCGGTTCCGGCGGTGTGGTGATGAATACGATTTCCTGCGTGGATTTAGCGCTGTGGGATCTGTTTGGCAACGTCACCAATCTGCCGGTTTATCAGTTGCTCGGCGGCGCGGTGCGTGATGAGTTGCAATTTTACGCGACCGGCGCACGTCCCGATCTGGCGCAAAAAATGGGGTTCATCGGCGGGAAAATGGCGGTGCAATGGGGACCGCACGACGGCGACGAAGGTATTCGCAAAGAGGTTGCACGCATCGCCCACTATCGCGAAAGCTGCGGTCCTGATTTCTGGCTAATGCTGGATTGCTGGATGAGTCAGGACGTCAATTTCGCCACCAAACTGGCGCACGCCTGTGCGCCCTACAACGTTAAATGGCTGGAAGAGTGTTTACCGCCGCAGCAGTTTGAAGGCTACGCGCAGCTTAAACGCCAGGCACCGCCGGGCATGCTGATTACCAGCGGTGAACATCACGGCACGCTGCAATCGTTTCGCACGCTAGCGGACACCGGCATCGATATTTTGCAGCCTGATGTTGGCTGGTGTGGTGGCTTGACCACGCTGGTTGAAGTCGCCGCGCTGGCTAAATCACGTGGACAGCTGGTGGTGCCACACGGATCGTCAGTCTATTCGCATCATGCCGTCATCACGTTTACCAATAGCCCGTTCAGTGAATTCCTGATGACCAGCCCCGATTGCAGCACGCTGCGTCCGCAGTTCGATCCTCTGCTGATCAACGAACCCGTCCCTGAAAACGGTCGGTTGCATAAATCTGCGCTGGATAAACCCGGTTTCGGCGTTGAGCTGAACCGCGATGGCCTGAAGCGCCCTTACCATCATTAA
- a CDS encoding MFS transporter, whose translation MNTPVQSALKSAVKKNRARLIPFMLMLYVLAFLDRANIGFAKEAYQLDTGLSNEAYALGAGIFFVIYALLGVPANLLMRRFGARSWIGGTTLLWGFLSASMAFADTEAKFLLVRTLLGAAEAGFFPGMIYLTSQWFPQQQRASVMGLFYMGAPLALTLGSPLSGALLEMHGFLGHPGWFWMFIIEGLLAVAAGIFTFGYLDNTPAEARFLSTAEKQALQQQLITEEQQKPTAHLRDALRNGRVWQLAIIYMTIQIAVYGLIFFLPSQVAALLGTKVGFTASLVAAIPWIAALFGTWLIPRYSDRSGERRRVAAFTLLAAALGIGISGLVSPLLAMIALSVAAVGFIAVQPVFWTMPTQLLSGTALAAGIGFVNLFGAVGGFLAPLIRVNAEIAFSSSSAGLLALALIAAIGSMLILSLKVGRSAPQPQQASH comes from the coding sequence ATGAATACACCGGTGCAAAGTGCGTTGAAAAGCGCAGTGAAGAAAAATCGCGCCCGCCTCATTCCGTTCATGTTGATGCTCTACGTGTTGGCGTTTCTCGATCGCGCCAATATTGGCTTTGCTAAAGAGGCGTACCAGCTGGATACTGGCCTGAGCAACGAAGCCTACGCCTTAGGGGCCGGTATTTTCTTTGTGATTTACGCGCTGCTTGGCGTACCCGCAAATTTGCTGATGCGCCGCTTTGGCGCGCGCAGTTGGATTGGCGGCACCACCTTACTGTGGGGCTTTCTCTCTGCGTCGATGGCTTTTGCCGATACCGAAGCAAAATTTCTGCTGGTGCGTACCTTGCTTGGCGCAGCAGAAGCGGGCTTCTTTCCAGGCATGATCTATCTGACGTCACAGTGGTTTCCACAACAACAGCGCGCCAGCGTAATGGGATTATTTTACATGGGTGCGCCGCTGGCTTTAACGCTGGGGTCGCCGCTCTCCGGTGCGCTGCTTGAAATGCACGGTTTCCTCGGCCATCCCGGCTGGTTCTGGATGTTTATCATTGAAGGTTTGCTGGCGGTCGCGGCGGGTATTTTCACCTTCGGTTATCTCGACAACACGCCTGCCGAAGCACGCTTTCTGAGCACCGCCGAAAAACAGGCTTTGCAGCAGCAACTCATCACTGAAGAGCAGCAAAAACCCACGGCGCACCTGCGCGATGCGCTACGTAATGGCCGCGTTTGGCAGCTGGCCATCATCTACATGACCATCCAGATCGCGGTATATGGACTGATCTTCTTTCTGCCTTCCCAGGTCGCTGCCCTGCTTGGCACCAAAGTGGGCTTTACAGCCTCACTGGTTGCGGCAATTCCGTGGATCGCCGCGTTGTTCGGTACCTGGCTGATTCCCCGTTATTCCGACCGCAGCGGCGAGCGGCGTCGCGTCGCGGCCTTTACCTTGCTGGCCGCGGCATTGGGCATTGGCATTTCAGGTCTGGTTTCGCCGCTGCTGGCGATGATTGCGCTTAGCGTAGCGGCGGTGGGTTTTATCGCCGTACAGCCGGTGTTCTGGACCATGCCAACCCAATTGTTATCGGGTACCGCACTGGCAGCAGGTATCGGCTTCGTCAACCTGTTTGGTGCCGTGGGCGGCTTCCTCGCCCCGCTGATTCGCGTAAATGCGGAAATAGCGTTCAGCAGCAGCAGCGCCGGATTGCTGGCGTTGGCGCTGATCGCGGCAATAGGTTCAATGCTTATTCTCAGCCTGAAGGTCGGACGCAGCGCGCCGCAACCTCAGCAGGCAAGTCATTAA
- the yfaU gene encoding 2-keto-3-deoxy-L-rhamnonate aldolase has protein sequence MQDPLHNPFKAGLARGETQIGLWLSSTSSYLAEIAATSGYDWLLVDGEHAPNTVQDLYHQLQAIAPYRSQPVIRPVEFQTALIKQVLDIGARTLLVPMIDTAEQARALVAATRYPPLGTRGVGAGVARAARWGRVENYMARANDELCLLIQAESKTAIENLDALLEVEGVDGIFIGPADLSASLGHPDNADHPEVQMLIEQSIRRIRRAGKAAGFLAVNIAMAERAISWGANFVAVGVDTMLYTSALDSRLAHFKSGTPSATKSSY, from the coding sequence ATGCAGGATCCATTACACAATCCCTTTAAAGCCGGGCTGGCCAGGGGTGAAACGCAGATTGGTTTATGGCTCAGCAGCACGTCGTCTTATCTGGCTGAGATCGCTGCCACCAGCGGTTATGACTGGTTATTAGTGGATGGTGAGCACGCGCCCAATACCGTGCAGGATCTTTATCATCAGCTCCAGGCGATTGCGCCCTATCGCAGCCAACCGGTGATTCGCCCGGTGGAGTTTCAAACCGCGCTGATCAAACAGGTTTTAGATATTGGGGCGCGCACCTTGCTGGTACCAATGATCGACACCGCCGAGCAGGCGCGCGCGCTGGTCGCGGCTACGCGTTACCCGCCGCTGGGTACGCGCGGCGTCGGAGCCGGCGTTGCACGTGCGGCGCGCTGGGGCCGGGTGGAGAATTACATGGCGCGTGCCAATGATGAGCTCTGCCTGCTGATTCAGGCTGAGAGCAAAACGGCAATTGAGAATCTGGACGCTCTGCTCGAAGTAGAAGGCGTTGATGGCATCTTTATCGGTCCAGCGGATCTGTCGGCGTCACTGGGTCATCCCGATAATGCCGATCATCCCGAGGTGCAAATGCTCATTGAGCAAAGCATCAGGCGCATACGTCGTGCCGGTAAAGCCGCTGGCTTTCTGGCGGTAAATATTGCGATGGCGGAGCGGGCAATCAGCTGGGGTGCGAATTTTGTCGCCGTCGGCGTCGATACCATGCTCTACACCTCGGCGCTGGACAGTCGCTTAGCGCATTTCAAAAGCGGCACCCCGTCAGCGACTAAATCGAGTTATTAA